From Streptomyces durmitorensis, a single genomic window includes:
- a CDS encoding lipid-transfer protein gives MTGEVAVLGAGMHPWGKWGRSFIEYGTAAARAALADAGVDWRDVGSIVGADTVRGGYPGYVAGATFAKALGWQGARVTSVYAACASGAQAINTARTQILAGLADVVLVVGADAAPKGFFRPAGGDRHDDPDWLRFRVLGATNPTYFGLYARRRMAVHGDTLADFAQVKVKNAASGALNPNARYRKTVTADDVAASAVVADPLRLLDICATSDGAAALVLSSMEFARRRGATSPVRIRAVSTVTPTYPTTVLDLPDIATDSAVAVDPADGTFRASIARAAYEEAGIGPDELSFAEVYDLSTALELQWYEDLGLCGEGEGAKLLREGATAPGGRIPVNPSGGLASFGEAVPAQAIAQVCELTWQLRGTAGARQVAGARVGITANQGLFGHGSSVVAVR, from the coding sequence ATGACCGGCGAGGTGGCGGTGCTCGGCGCGGGCATGCACCCGTGGGGCAAGTGGGGCCGGAGCTTCATCGAGTACGGGACCGCGGCGGCCCGCGCGGCGCTCGCCGACGCCGGGGTGGACTGGCGCGACGTGGGCTCGATCGTCGGCGCGGACACGGTGCGCGGCGGCTATCCCGGATATGTCGCCGGGGCGACCTTCGCCAAGGCGCTCGGCTGGCAGGGCGCGCGGGTCACGAGCGTGTACGCGGCGTGCGCGTCCGGGGCCCAGGCGATCAACACGGCACGTACACAGATCCTGGCGGGCCTCGCCGATGTCGTCCTGGTGGTCGGGGCCGACGCCGCGCCCAAGGGGTTCTTCCGGCCCGCGGGCGGCGACCGGCACGACGACCCCGACTGGCTGCGGTTCCGCGTCCTGGGCGCCACCAACCCCACGTACTTCGGCCTGTACGCCCGCCGCAGGATGGCGGTGCACGGCGACACGCTGGCGGACTTCGCCCAGGTCAAGGTGAAGAACGCGGCGTCGGGGGCGCTCAATCCGAACGCGCGCTACCGAAAGACCGTCACCGCCGATGACGTGGCCGCATCGGCCGTCGTCGCCGACCCCTTGCGGCTGCTCGACATCTGCGCGACCTCCGACGGTGCCGCGGCGCTCGTGCTCTCCAGCATGGAATTCGCGCGACGCCGCGGCGCGACCAGCCCGGTGCGCATCCGGGCCGTGTCCACGGTGACGCCGACGTATCCGACCACCGTCCTCGACCTGCCGGACATCGCGACGGACTCCGCGGTCGCCGTGGACCCGGCCGACGGGACGTTCCGCGCCTCCATCGCACGCGCGGCGTACGAAGAAGCGGGCATCGGGCCCGACGAACTCTCCTTCGCGGAGGTCTACGACCTGTCGACGGCGCTCGAACTGCAGTGGTACGAGGACCTGGGCCTCTGCGGCGAGGGAGAGGGGGCCAAGCTGCTGCGGGAGGGCGCGACCGCTCCCGGCGGGCGCATACCGGTCAACCCCAGTGGCGGGCTCGCCTCCTTCGGAGAGGCCGTTCCGGCTCAGGCCATTGCCCAAGTGTGCGAACTGACCTGGCAGTTGAGGGGCACGGCAGGGGCGCGTCAGGTGGCGGGGGCGCGCGTGGGCATCACCGCGAATCAAGGTCTCTTCGGGCACGGTTCCTCGGTCGTCGCCGTGCGCTGA
- a CDS encoding Zn-ribbon domain-containing OB-fold protein translates to MVADWFAGEADNFRLLGTRCSACASVFFPREDGFCRNPGCSGGDLDEVPLSPRGRIWSYTDSRYRPPAPYASDPELPWQPYALIAVELEAERMVVLGQAVPGVTTADLEVGMEVEVVPGVLEEADETDEADEDSATTWTTWHWRPVGVDA, encoded by the coding sequence GTGGTGGCCGACTGGTTCGCCGGGGAGGCAGACAACTTCCGCCTTCTGGGCACACGCTGCTCGGCCTGCGCCAGTGTCTTCTTCCCCCGCGAGGACGGCTTCTGCCGCAATCCCGGCTGCTCGGGCGGTGACCTCGACGAGGTGCCGCTCTCCCCGCGCGGCCGCATCTGGTCGTACACGGACAGCCGCTACCGGCCGCCCGCACCCTACGCCTCCGATCCGGAACTTCCCTGGCAGCCCTACGCGTTGATCGCAGTGGAGCTGGAGGCGGAGCGCATGGTGGTGCTCGGCCAGGCGGTTCCAGGGGTCACCACCGCCGACCTGGAGGTCGGCATGGAGGTGGAGGTCGTACCCGGCGTGCTCGAAGAGGCCGATGAGACAGATGAGGCCGACGAGGACTCGGCGACGACCTGGACGACGTGGCACTGGCGGCCTGTGGGGGTGGACGCATGA
- a CDS encoding hydantoinase B/oxoprolinase family protein, translating into MTGWQFWVDRGGTFTDIVARRPDGRLLTHKLLSDNPSRYADAAVAGIRELLGAAPGVPGDTADVPVDSVRMGTTVATNALLERKGEPTALVITRGFGDALRIAYQNRPHIFAREIVLPELLYDRVIEVDERVTAEGEVLRAPDLEQLAGPLRQAYEDGIRAVAVVCMHSHLHPAHERAIAELAERTGFPQVSLSSEVSPLMKLVPRGDTAVVDAYLSPVLHRYVQHVADELRGVRLMFMQSNGGLTEAGTFRGKDAILSGPAGGIVGMARMSHRAGFDRVIGFDMGGTSTDVSHYAGEYERVFTTQLAGVRLRAPMLDIHTVAAGGGSVLHFDGSRYRVGPDSAGATPGPASYGGGGPLTVTDANVALGRIQPAHFPRVFGPDGDQPLDGNLVRDRFAALARDIREHTGDDRTPEQVAEGYLQIAVANIAAAVKRISVQKGHDVTRYALTTFGGAGGQHACMVADSLGIRTVLVPPMAGVLSALGIGLADTTAMREQSVEARLEPSAMERVLKTADDLEEAARAELLAEDVPEDRIRVTRRAQLRYDGTDTTLTVELTEPDSMIRVFEERHRTTYSFTLDRPVVVEALSVEATGLTEQPDLSVLAGDVRRGDPQTVSLHTGGAWRDVLLHRRDELPPGETVDGPAIITEAGATTVVDDGWQAAMTREGHLVMERVAVPEGSEASTAADPVLLEVFNNLFMSIAEQMGARLESTAQSVNIKERLDFSCALFDPDGNLVANAPHIPVHLGSMGTSVKEVIQRRGSGMRPGDTYAVNDPYHGGTHLPDVTVITPVFGTSGERDTSGKQDPSREEILFYVASRGHHAEIGGIAPGSMPANSRTIEEEGILFDNWLLVEGGRFREAETLSLLTDAPYPSRNPATNLADLRAQIAANQKGVDEVARMIENFGLDVVQAYMRHVQDNAEEAVRRVIDALEEGEFAYPTDSGAVIRVRVSVDREARSATIDFTGTSPQLATNFNAPFAVVNAAVLYVFRTLVAEDIPLNDGCLRPLRIVVPPGSLLAPEPPAAVVAGNVETSQAITGALYGALGVQAEGSGTMNNVTFGNDRHQYYETVASGSGAGDGFDGASVVQTHMTNSRLTDPEVLEFRLPVLLEEFAVRRGSGGTGTWHGGDGAVRRIRFREPMTVSTLSQHRRVAPYGMAGGGPGALGTGRVERADGSVQALEGSDFADAGPGDVLVIETPGGGGYGPAPRDTPATSDTTDATDPGEASDDLQAF; encoded by the coding sequence GTGACTGGCTGGCAGTTCTGGGTCGACAGGGGCGGCACCTTCACGGACATCGTCGCGCGGCGTCCCGACGGGCGGCTGCTCACGCACAAACTCCTGTCGGACAACCCGTCCCGCTACGCCGACGCGGCCGTCGCGGGCATCCGTGAACTCCTGGGCGCCGCCCCCGGTGTCCCGGGCGACACGGCGGACGTCCCCGTCGATTCCGTCCGCATGGGCACCACCGTCGCCACCAACGCCCTCCTGGAGCGCAAGGGTGAGCCCACCGCCCTGGTGATCACCCGCGGCTTCGGCGACGCCCTGCGCATCGCCTACCAGAACCGTCCGCACATCTTCGCCCGCGAGATCGTCCTCCCGGAGCTCCTGTACGACCGGGTCATCGAGGTGGACGAACGTGTCACCGCCGAGGGCGAGGTCCTGCGGGCACCCGACCTGGAGCAGCTCGCCGGGCCGCTGCGCCAGGCCTACGAAGACGGCATCCGGGCCGTCGCTGTGGTCTGCATGCACAGTCATCTGCACCCCGCCCATGAGCGGGCCATTGCCGAGCTCGCCGAGCGCACCGGCTTTCCGCAGGTCTCGCTCTCCAGCGAGGTCAGCCCGCTGATGAAGCTGGTCCCGCGTGGCGACACGGCGGTCGTCGACGCCTACCTGTCACCCGTCCTGCACCGCTATGTGCAGCACGTCGCGGATGAACTCCGGGGCGTGCGGCTGATGTTCATGCAGTCGAACGGCGGCCTCACCGAAGCGGGCACGTTCCGCGGCAAGGACGCGATCCTGTCCGGGCCCGCGGGCGGCATCGTCGGCATGGCCCGCATGTCGCACCGCGCGGGCTTCGACCGTGTCATCGGCTTCGACATGGGCGGCACGTCCACGGACGTGTCGCACTACGCGGGCGAGTACGAGCGGGTGTTCACCACGCAGCTCGCGGGCGTGCGGCTGCGCGCGCCGATGCTGGACATCCACACCGTCGCGGCCGGCGGCGGCTCCGTGCTGCACTTCGACGGCAGCCGCTACCGCGTGGGCCCCGACTCGGCGGGCGCCACTCCGGGCCCGGCGAGCTACGGAGGAGGCGGCCCGCTCACCGTCACCGACGCCAACGTCGCCCTCGGGCGCATCCAACCCGCCCACTTCCCCCGGGTGTTCGGGCCGGACGGCGACCAGCCGCTCGACGGGAACCTCGTGCGCGACCGTTTCGCCGCGCTGGCCCGCGACATCAGGGAGCACACCGGCGACGACCGCACGCCGGAGCAGGTCGCCGAGGGCTATCTGCAGATCGCCGTCGCCAACATCGCGGCCGCCGTCAAGCGCATCTCGGTCCAGAAGGGCCACGACGTCACCCGCTACGCCCTCACGACGTTCGGCGGCGCGGGCGGCCAGCACGCCTGCATGGTCGCCGACTCGCTGGGCATCCGCACCGTCCTCGTACCGCCGATGGCGGGGGTGCTCTCCGCGCTCGGTATCGGCCTCGCCGACACCACCGCGATGCGCGAGCAGTCCGTGGAGGCCCGCCTCGAACCGTCCGCGATGGAGCGCGTCCTGAAGACCGCCGACGACCTGGAAGAGGCGGCCCGCGCCGAACTCCTGGCCGAGGACGTGCCCGAGGACCGCATCCGTGTCACACGCCGTGCCCAGCTGCGCTACGACGGCACCGACACGACGCTCACCGTGGAGCTCACGGAGCCGGACAGCATGATCCGCGTCTTCGAGGAACGCCACCGCACCACCTACTCCTTCACCCTGGACCGCCCCGTCGTCGTCGAAGCCCTCTCCGTGGAGGCCACCGGCCTGACCGAGCAGCCCGACCTCTCCGTGCTCGCCGGTGACGTGCGCCGAGGCGATCCGCAGACCGTCAGCCTGCACACGGGCGGCGCCTGGCGCGACGTGCTCCTGCACCGCCGCGACGAGCTGCCGCCCGGCGAGACCGTCGACGGGCCCGCGATCATCACCGAGGCAGGCGCCACGACGGTCGTGGACGACGGCTGGCAGGCGGCCATGACACGTGAGGGGCACCTGGTCATGGAACGCGTGGCGGTGCCGGAAGGTTCCGAGGCGAGCACCGCTGCCGACCCCGTCCTCCTCGAAGTCTTCAACAACCTCTTCATGTCGATCGCCGAACAGATGGGCGCCCGCCTGGAGTCCACCGCCCAGTCGGTGAACATCAAGGAGCGGCTCGACTTCTCCTGCGCGCTCTTCGACCCGGACGGCAACCTCGTCGCCAACGCCCCGCACATCCCCGTGCACCTGGGCTCGATGGGCACCAGCGTGAAGGAGGTGATCCAGCGCCGGGGCAGCGGCATGCGCCCCGGGGACACCTACGCGGTCAACGACCCGTACCACGGGGGGACGCACCTCCCGGACGTCACCGTCATCACGCCGGTGTTCGGCACCTCGGGGGAGCGGGACACCTCGGGGAAGCAGGATCCCTCGCGGGAGGAGATCCTCTTCTACGTGGCTTCGCGCGGGCACCACGCCGAGATCGGCGGCATCGCCCCCGGCTCCATGCCGGCGAACAGCCGCACCATCGAGGAGGAGGGCATCCTCTTCGACAACTGGCTGCTCGTGGAGGGCGGCCGCTTCCGCGAGGCCGAGACCCTGAGCCTGCTCACCGACGCCCCGTACCCCTCCCGCAACCCGGCCACCAACCTCGCCGACCTGCGCGCCCAGATCGCCGCCAACCAGAAGGGCGTCGACGAAGTCGCCCGCATGATCGAGAACTTCGGGCTCGACGTCGTCCAGGCGTACATGAGGCACGTACAGGACAACGCCGAGGAAGCGGTGCGCCGCGTCATCGACGCCCTGGAAGAGGGCGAGTTCGCCTATCCGACCGACTCGGGAGCCGTCATCCGGGTCCGTGTGTCGGTGGACCGCGAGGCCCGTTCGGCGACCATCGACTTCACCGGTACGTCCCCTCAGCTCGCCACGAACTTCAACGCGCCCTTCGCGGTGGTCAACGCCGCGGTCCTGTACGTCTTCCGCACTCTGGTGGCCGAGGACATCCCGCTCAACGACGGCTGCCTGCGCCCGCTGCGCATCGTCGTGCCGCCGGGCTCCCTGCTCGCCCCCGAGCCGCCGGCGGCCGTCGTCGCGGGGAACGTCGAGACCTCACAGGCCATCACCGGCGCCCTGTACGGCGCCCTGGGCGTCCAGGCCGAGGGCTCGGGGACGATGAACAACGTCACCTTCGGCAACGACCGCCACCAGTACTACGAGACGGTGGCCTCGGGATCCGGGGCGGGCGACGGCTTCGACGGGGCGTCCGTCGTCCAGACCCACATGACCAACTCCCGGCTCACGGACCCCGAAGTGCTCGAATTCCGCCTGCCGGTGCTGCTCGAGGAGTTCGCGGTGCGCCGGGGCAGCGGAGGCACCGGGACCTGGCACGGCGGGGACGGAGCGGTGCGCCGCATCCGCTTCCGCGAGCCGATGACGGTGTCCACGCTCTCGCAGCACCGCAGGGTGGCGCCGTACGGCATGGCGGGCGGCGGTCCCGGAGCGCTCGGCACGGGCCGCGTGGAGCGCGCCGACGGCAGCGTTCAGGCGCTGGAGGGCAGCGACTTCGCGGACGCGGGCCCCGGCGACGTACTCGTGATCGAAACCCCGGGCGGCGGCGGATACGGTCCGGCCCCGCGCGACACCCCGGCAACCAGCGACACCACTGACGCAACCGATCCAGGAGAAGCGAGCGATGATCTTCAAGCGTTCTGA
- a CDS encoding NUDIX domain-containing protein produces the protein MSASQHHADPASQHHADPAPGSHCSSCGTPYGEHGSAWPRTCAACGTVAYRNPLPVAVAVQPVYDTKGTALVVVTRTIAPARGGVALPGGFVDDREDWRDAVVRELKEETGISAASRDVRLAEALSAPDGYLLLFGVLPERPVAELPDPAPTDETEGWHLLHRPAELAFPLHTSVVRAWFEGRYI, from the coding sequence GTGTCCGCCTCACAGCACCACGCCGACCCCGCATCACAGCACCACGCCGACCCCGCCCCGGGCTCCCACTGTTCGAGCTGCGGGACGCCCTACGGGGAGCACGGCTCCGCCTGGCCCCGCACCTGCGCGGCCTGCGGCACGGTGGCCTACCGCAATCCGCTGCCCGTAGCGGTGGCGGTGCAGCCCGTGTACGACACCAAGGGCACCGCCCTCGTCGTCGTGACCCGGACCATCGCCCCCGCGCGCGGGGGAGTGGCCCTGCCCGGAGGGTTCGTCGACGACCGGGAGGACTGGCGGGACGCCGTCGTCCGCGAGCTCAAGGAGGAGACCGGCATCAGCGCGGCGAGCCGCGACGTCCGCCTCGCGGAGGCGCTCAGCGCACCCGACGGATACCTGCTGCTCTTCGGGGTCCTGCCCGAGCGCCCGGTGGCCGAGCTGCCGGACCCCGCACCGACGGACGAGACCGAAGGCTGGCACCTGCTGCACCGCCCGGCCGAACTGGCCTTCCCGCTGCACACGTCGGTGGTGCGGGCCTGGTTCGAAGGGCGCTACATCTGA
- the glpK gene encoding glycerol kinase GlpK — protein sequence MPDNSEKFVAAIDQGTTSSRCIIFNHAGEIVAVDQREHRQIFPKPGWVEHDATEIWSKVQAVVAGAIAKAGLRADQVSALGITNQRETTVLWDRATGKPVHNAIVWQDTRTSALCNELGGADGQDRFREQTGLPLASYFSGPKAAWLLDNVPGLRARAERGEIAFGTIDSWLIWNLTGGTEGGVHVTDVTNAGRTMLMNLATLQWDQSILAAMNVPEAILPEIRSSAEVYGTAVGQLSGVPVASALGDQQAAIFGQACYETGTAKNTYGTGSFLLLNTGNRPVPSKNGLLTTMGYKIGSDAPVYCLEGAIAITGALVQWFRDQLGIIRSADEIEPLAASVDDNGGAYIVPAFSGLFAPYWRSDARGVVTGLTRYVTKAHLARAVLEATSWQTREVVDAMYQDSGVQLRTLKVDGGMTKNNLLMQHQADVLGVPVIRPKVSETTCLGAAYAAGLATGVWNDLDELKAHWQQDVAWTPAMDTESREREYHNWHKAVERSFGWHEDGAS from the coding sequence ATGCCGGACAACTCCGAGAAGTTCGTCGCCGCCATCGACCAGGGCACCACCTCAAGCCGCTGCATCATCTTCAACCACGCGGGCGAGATCGTCGCCGTCGACCAGCGCGAACACCGCCAGATCTTCCCGAAGCCGGGATGGGTGGAGCACGACGCCACCGAGATCTGGTCCAAGGTGCAGGCCGTGGTCGCGGGAGCGATCGCCAAGGCCGGGCTCCGCGCCGACCAGGTCAGCGCGCTCGGCATCACCAACCAGCGCGAGACGACGGTCCTGTGGGACCGCGCCACGGGCAAGCCCGTGCACAACGCCATCGTCTGGCAGGACACCCGGACGTCGGCGCTCTGCAACGAACTGGGCGGCGCGGACGGCCAGGACAGGTTCCGGGAGCAGACAGGGCTGCCCCTCGCCAGCTACTTCTCCGGGCCCAAGGCGGCCTGGCTGCTCGACAACGTGCCCGGTCTGCGGGCCCGCGCCGAGCGCGGCGAGATAGCCTTCGGCACGATCGACTCCTGGCTGATCTGGAACCTCACCGGCGGCACGGAGGGCGGCGTGCACGTCACGGACGTCACCAACGCCGGGCGCACCATGCTGATGAACCTGGCCACCCTCCAGTGGGACCAGTCGATCCTGGCCGCGATGAACGTCCCCGAGGCGATCCTGCCGGAGATCAGGTCGTCGGCCGAGGTCTACGGCACGGCGGTCGGACAGCTCTCCGGAGTGCCGGTCGCCTCCGCCCTCGGCGACCAGCAGGCGGCCATCTTCGGGCAGGCCTGCTACGAAACGGGGACGGCCAAGAACACGTACGGAACGGGCAGCTTCCTGTTGCTCAACACCGGTAACCGGCCCGTTCCCTCGAAGAACGGGCTGCTCACCACCATGGGCTACAAGATCGGCTCCGATGCGCCCGTCTACTGCCTCGAAGGCGCGATCGCCATCACCGGCGCCCTGGTGCAGTGGTTCCGCGACCAGCTCGGCATCATCCGCAGCGCCGACGAGATCGAGCCCCTGGCGGCGAGCGTGGACGACAACGGCGGCGCGTACATCGTGCCCGCGTTCTCCGGCCTCTTCGCGCCCTACTGGCGCTCCGACGCGCGCGGGGTCGTCACCGGGCTCACCCGGTACGTGACCAAGGCGCATCTGGCGCGCGCCGTCCTGGAGGCGACCAGCTGGCAGACCCGTGAGGTCGTCGACGCCATGTACCAGGACTCCGGGGTGCAGCTGCGGACCCTGAAGGTGGACGGCGGCATGACCAAGAACAATCTGCTGATGCAGCATCAGGCGGACGTCCTCGGGGTGCCGGTGATCCGGCCGAAGGTCTCCGAGACGACATGTCTGGGCGCCGCGTACGCCGCCGGGCTCGCGACCGGTGTGTGGAACGACCTGGACGAGCTGAAGGCGCACTGGCAGCAGGACGTCGCGTGGACGCCCGCGATGGACACGGAGTCCCGCGAGCGCGAGTACCACAACTGGCACAAGGCGGTGGAGCGGAGCTTCGGCTGGCACGAGGACGGCGCGAGCTGA
- a CDS encoding GTP-binding protein has protein sequence MIFKRSERGKAPVEPVTLKILVAGGFGVGKTTLVGAVSEIKPLRTEELLSEAGRPVDDTSGVSGKHTTTVAMDFGRITLREDLVLYVFGTPGQDRFWFLWDELATGALGAVVLADTRRLEDCFAAVDYFERRSIPFVVGVNCFEGASRYPADAVRQALDLDPGVPVVMCDARERQSVKEVLIGVVQHAMTTAAAAREPATT, from the coding sequence ATGATCTTCAAGCGTTCTGAGCGCGGCAAAGCCCCCGTCGAGCCGGTCACGCTGAAGATCCTGGTGGCGGGCGGCTTCGGCGTGGGCAAGACGACCCTCGTCGGCGCCGTCAGCGAGATCAAGCCGCTGCGCACCGAGGAGCTGCTCAGCGAGGCGGGCCGCCCGGTCGACGACACCAGCGGCGTCTCGGGCAAGCACACCACCACCGTCGCCATGGACTTCGGCCGGATCACGCTCCGCGAGGACCTCGTCCTCTACGTCTTCGGCACTCCCGGCCAGGACCGCTTCTGGTTCCTCTGGGACGAGCTGGCCACCGGAGCGCTCGGCGCCGTGGTCCTCGCCGACACCCGTCGCCTGGAGGACTGCTTCGCGGCCGTCGACTACTTCGAGCGCCGCTCCATACCCTTCGTCGTCGGCGTCAACTGCTTCGAGGGTGCCTCCCGTTACCCCGCCGACGCCGTGCGCCAGGCGCTCGACCTCGACCCCGGCGTCCCCGTGGTGATGTGCGACGCGCGCGAGCGGCAGTCCGTCAAGGAAGTGCTCATCGGCGTGGTCCAGCACGCGATGACGACCGCCGCCGCGGCCAGGGAGCCCGCGACCACGTGA
- a CDS encoding M15 family metallopeptidase, whose amino-acid sequence MTGLAPALRNLAVTATALVAVAAAPAPAHAKPEPKAPDEFVALRDVDPTIIQEMRYFTPHNFVGEPIDGYKKPMCILTEPAAKALHKAQRTLLRKGYSLKVYDCYRPQRAVDQFVRWAEDLGDVRMKAEFYPHVDKSRLFEDGYIAAKSGHSRGSTLDLTVVKLPALPTRPYIPGEALKPCFGPQAERFPDNSVDMGTGFDCFDTLSHTDDPRITGKQRANRDLLRGALTKVGFANLPEEWWHFTYKPELFPDTYFDFPVTRRSLGGK is encoded by the coding sequence ATGACAGGACTTGCCCCCGCCCTGCGGAATCTCGCCGTCACCGCCACCGCCCTCGTGGCCGTGGCCGCCGCCCCCGCGCCCGCCCACGCCAAGCCTGAACCCAAGGCCCCGGATGAGTTCGTCGCGTTGCGCGACGTCGACCCGACGATCATCCAGGAGATGCGCTACTTCACACCGCACAACTTCGTGGGCGAGCCCATCGACGGCTACAAGAAGCCGATGTGCATCCTCACGGAGCCCGCGGCGAAGGCACTGCACAAGGCTCAGCGCACGCTGCTGCGCAAGGGCTACTCCCTGAAGGTGTACGACTGTTACCGCCCGCAGCGGGCGGTGGACCAGTTCGTGCGCTGGGCCGAGGACCTCGGCGACGTACGCATGAAGGCGGAGTTCTATCCCCATGTCGACAAGTCGCGGTTGTTCGAGGACGGCTACATCGCGGCGAAGTCCGGGCACAGCCGCGGCTCGACGCTCGATCTGACGGTCGTGAAGCTGCCCGCCCTGCCGACACGTCCGTACATCCCCGGCGAGGCGCTCAAGCCCTGCTTCGGGCCCCAGGCCGAGCGGTTCCCGGACAACTCCGTGGACATGGGGACGGGCTTCGACTGTTTCGACACCCTCTCCCACACGGACGACCCCCGGATCACCGGGAAGCAGCGCGCCAACCGCGATCTGCTGCGCGGCGCGCTGACCAAGGTCGGCTTCGCGAACCTTCCCGAGGAGTGGTGGCACTTCACGTACAAGCCCGAGCTCTTCCCCGACACCTACTTCGACTTTCCCGTGACGCGCCGCTCGCTGGGCGGGAAGTAG
- a CDS encoding MIP/aquaporin family protein — MYSNGDIFVGEIIGTAILILFGAGVCAAVTLNYSKAKASGWIVIAFGWGFGVMAGAYTAAPLSGGHLNPAVTLGIAVDTGEWGKVWVYVLGQMIGAMLGAALAYLVYFAQFNANVPRGKTNDGRSVDQPTPTLGIFSTIPEIRNPVANLLTEVIGTIALVLPLLAFGLNKGLGESGTLVLIVAFLVVGIGLSLGGPTGYAINPARDLGPRIVHTFLPIPNKGTSDWSYAWVPVAGPLIGGALAGLIYNVAF; from the coding sequence ATGTACTCGAATGGGGACATCTTCGTCGGTGAGATCATCGGCACCGCGATCCTGATTCTCTTCGGCGCCGGCGTATGCGCCGCCGTCACCTTGAACTATTCGAAGGCCAAGGCCTCCGGATGGATCGTCATCGCTTTCGGATGGGGCTTCGGCGTGATGGCGGGCGCGTACACCGCCGCGCCGCTCTCCGGCGGTCACCTCAACCCCGCCGTCACGCTCGGCATCGCCGTCGACACGGGCGAGTGGGGCAAAGTCTGGGTCTACGTGCTCGGGCAGATGATCGGGGCCATGCTCGGCGCCGCACTCGCGTATCTCGTCTATTTCGCGCAGTTCAACGCCAACGTCCCGCGCGGCAAGACGAACGACGGCCGGAGCGTGGACCAGCCGACGCCCACCCTCGGCATCTTCTCGACCATCCCCGAGATCCGTAACCCGGTCGCCAACCTCCTCACCGAGGTCATCGGGACCATCGCCCTGGTGCTTCCGCTGCTCGCCTTCGGCCTCAACAAGGGCCTCGGCGAGTCCGGCACGCTCGTGCTGATCGTGGCGTTCCTGGTGGTCGGCATCGGCCTCTCGCTCGGCGGGCCCACCGGCTATGCCATCAACCCTGCCCGTGACCTGGGCCCGCGCATCGTGCACACGTTCCTGCCGATCCCGAACAAGGGGACGTCCGACTGGAGTTACGCCTGGGTCCCCGTGGCCGGGCCCCTGATCGGTGGAGCGCTCGCAGGCCTCATCTACAACGTAGCCTTCTGA